From Priestia aryabhattai, one genomic window encodes:
- the menC gene encoding o-succinylbenzoate synthase, whose protein sequence is MIIKKVHLYKIDMKLLSPFSTSYGTVQDRELILLEVEDEKGFTGWGEVVAFSSPWYTEETIQTCFHMLDDFLIPSLLHQQVQKPEDVQKLFKPLKRNNMAKAALDCAVWDLYAKRQNKPLAEVIGGVRPAVEAGVVVGLNDISIMKEQIKTYMKDGYKRFKVKIKPGADYELLKQIRDEFPTIPLMADANSAYTLSDSDSLKKLDELNLIMIEQPLSSDDILDHRLLQKQMKTPICLDESIVSYEDARHAIEQKSCKIINVKIGRVGGMSVAKQIHDLCAQHGVRLWVGGMLEAGISRAHNIALATLPSFTIPGDISASSRYWEKDIIKPEVEVEAGVIKVKAKPGIGYDIDKKFIKKITAFEKEYK, encoded by the coding sequence ATGATTATAAAAAAAGTACATCTTTATAAAATTGACATGAAGCTTCTTTCCCCTTTTTCAACAAGCTATGGTACGGTGCAGGATCGAGAATTGATTTTGCTTGAAGTAGAAGATGAAAAAGGATTTACAGGGTGGGGAGAAGTCGTTGCTTTTTCATCTCCTTGGTATACGGAAGAAACGATTCAGACATGTTTTCATATGTTAGACGATTTTTTAATTCCTTCGCTTCTTCATCAGCAAGTTCAAAAACCAGAGGATGTTCAAAAGTTATTCAAACCTCTAAAGCGAAACAACATGGCTAAAGCAGCTTTGGACTGTGCTGTATGGGATTTGTATGCAAAGCGGCAAAATAAGCCGTTAGCTGAAGTAATTGGCGGAGTAAGGCCTGCTGTAGAAGCTGGAGTGGTAGTTGGCTTAAATGATATTTCCATAATGAAAGAACAAATAAAGACTTACATGAAAGATGGCTATAAGCGCTTTAAAGTGAAAATTAAGCCAGGTGCTGACTATGAGTTACTAAAACAAATTCGGGATGAATTTCCAACCATTCCTCTTATGGCTGATGCTAATTCAGCCTATACGTTAAGCGATAGTGATTCATTGAAAAAACTAGATGAATTGAATTTAATAATGATCGAACAGCCGTTAAGTTCTGATGATATCCTTGATCATCGATTATTGCAAAAGCAAATGAAGACGCCGATTTGCTTAGATGAAAGTATTGTGAGCTATGAAGATGCACGTCATGCAATCGAACAAAAAAGCTGTAAGATTATCAATGTGAAAATCGGTCGAGTTGGCGGAATGTCCGTAGCAAAGCAGATTCATGATTTATGCGCCCAGCACGGTGTAAGGCTTTGGGTGGGAGGAATGTTAGAAGCTGGGATTTCACGAGCTCATAACATCGCCCTTGCCACACTGCCTTCTTTCACGATACCAGGTGACATTTCTGCGTCGTCTCGCTATTGGGAAAAAGATATTATTAAGCCCGAAGTAGAGGTAGAAGCCGGAGTAATAAAGGTGAAGGCAAAACCGGGGATAGGATACGATATTGATAAAAAGTTTATAAAAAAAATCACAGCATTTGAAAAAGAATACAAATAA
- a CDS encoding o-succinylbenzoate--CoA ligase gives MSSQTIPNGLMQRAYLTPNRVAVETPQTSLTFQELHKRVQKVAQQLSFNGVKQGDTIALCMKNSLEFIEILHAVSYIGARVLLVNMRLTNEEINYQLTDADVSLLITDDAFLLREFQSSITQLILSALKSSPETETDFQKTWNLEETFTIMYTSGTTGNPKGVLQTYGNHWWSSVGSALNLGLNEKDCWLIAVPLFHISGLSILMRSVFYGMKIILEERFEARAVNEAIENKGVTIISVVTSMLSNMLDELAERKYPNTFRCMLLGGGPAPLTILEACVTKEIPVYQTYGMTETSSQFVTLSPEDSLRKLGSAGKPLFPCAMKIVDENGNETREAGEIIVKGPNVTKGYLNKPEATKKALQQGWFYTGDIGKVDEEGFLYVLDRRSDLIISGGENVYPAEIENVLLKHPTVKEAGVTGVADEKWGQVPAACIVTNEDVSDEELSLHIQQFLAKYKLPKYFVRVEELPRTASNKIIRRKLSSFIQKGN, from the coding sequence TATGCAAAGAGCATATTTGACGCCAAATCGAGTGGCGGTAGAAACACCGCAAACGTCTCTTACTTTTCAAGAGCTTCATAAGCGTGTTCAAAAAGTAGCACAGCAGCTTTCGTTTAACGGTGTAAAGCAAGGTGATACCATTGCTTTATGCATGAAAAATAGCTTGGAGTTTATTGAGATTTTACATGCGGTTTCTTATATTGGTGCTCGGGTGCTGCTCGTCAACATGCGTTTGACAAATGAAGAAATCAATTATCAGCTAACAGATGCAGATGTGTCGTTGCTTATTACGGATGATGCATTTTTACTTAGAGAATTCCAAAGTTCCATCACTCAGCTTATTTTATCTGCCTTAAAAAGTTCTCCAGAAACAGAAACGGATTTTCAGAAAACGTGGAATCTCGAGGAGACGTTCACCATTATGTATACGTCTGGAACAACAGGTAATCCAAAAGGGGTGCTACAGACATATGGAAATCATTGGTGGAGTTCCGTTGGTTCAGCACTTAATTTAGGATTAAATGAAAAAGACTGTTGGCTTATAGCAGTTCCTTTGTTTCATATTAGCGGCTTATCTATTTTAATGCGAAGTGTCTTTTACGGAATGAAAATTATTTTAGAAGAACGATTTGAAGCAAGAGCGGTGAATGAAGCAATTGAAAACAAAGGAGTAACGATTATTTCGGTTGTCACTTCCATGCTATCCAATATGCTTGATGAATTAGCTGAACGGAAATATCCAAATACATTTCGCTGTATGCTTTTAGGAGGGGGACCCGCACCGCTTACCATTTTAGAGGCTTGTGTGACTAAAGAGATTCCTGTTTATCAAACATATGGAATGACAGAGACATCTTCACAGTTCGTTACGCTCTCACCTGAAGATAGTTTGCGAAAACTTGGATCAGCAGGTAAACCATTATTTCCATGTGCAATGAAAATTGTAGATGAGAATGGAAATGAAACACGTGAAGCAGGAGAGATTATTGTTAAAGGTCCAAATGTTACAAAAGGATATTTAAACAAACCTGAAGCTACTAAAAAAGCCCTTCAACAAGGTTGGTTCTATACAGGAGATATCGGGAAAGTGGATGAAGAAGGCTTTCTATATGTATTAGACAGACGTTCGGACCTCATTATTTCAGGTGGAGAAAATGTATATCCAGCTGAAATTGAAAATGTTTTATTGAAGCATCCCACTGTTAAAGAGGCCGGTGTAACAGGAGTAGCCGATGAAAAATGGGGACAAGTTCCAGCAGCATGCATTGTTACAAATGAAGATGTTTCAGATGAAGAGTTATCTTTACACATTCAACAATTTTTAGCAAAGTACAAACTTCCAAAGTATTTCGTACGAGTAGAGGAACTGCCAAGAACGGCCTCTAATAAAATCATACGCCGGAAGCTATCATCGTTCATACAGAAAGGGAATTAA